Proteins from one Halogeometricum sp. S1BR25-6 genomic window:
- a CDS encoding PIN domain-containing protein: protein MPRALVDTSVLFAAAYRRDGAHEDALPILQGIDAAELPEAVVLDYVLAETLNGLTTHAGHEAAIDFLDRVEENTHFHIDSLTGDAFATGKALFRQYERFSFVDACIVAYMQTEGLGYLYAFDDDFDAATEVYRLDTATDPYQPK, encoded by the coding sequence ATGCCGCGAGCACTCGTCGATACATCTGTTCTCTTCGCCGCAGCATATCGCCGCGACGGCGCACACGAAGACGCACTTCCCATCCTCCAAGGCATTGATGCTGCCGAACTTCCAGAAGCGGTCGTTCTTGACTACGTTCTCGCCGAGACATTGAACGGACTGACGACACACGCTGGTCATGAAGCCGCTATCGACTTTCTGGATCGTGTCGAGGAGAACACTCACTTTCACATCGATTCGTTGACTGGTGACGCCTTCGCTACTGGGAAGGCGCTCTTCCGGCAGTACGAGCGGTTTTCATTTGTCGACGCCTGTATCGTCGCGTACATGCAGACTGAAGGCCTCGGCTACCTCTACGCATTCGACGACGACTTCGACGCTGCTACGGAGGTCTACCGTCTCGATACGGCGACGGATCCCTACCAGCCGAAGTAA
- a CDS encoding AbrB/MazE/SpoVT family DNA-binding domain-containing protein codes for MVTIPAAIRRRLAVEPGDTVRWEVAEDGALSVNVVVQSVVPVLTLIERTLIISCCMESDSVPRDETRYKCLLQNSSWRRYESI; via the coding sequence ATGGTCACGATTCCGGCCGCTATCCGCCGGCGTCTCGCCGTCGAACCCGGAGACACGGTGCGGTGGGAAGTCGCCGAGGACGGTGCACTGAGCGTCAATGTCGTCGTTCAGTCTGTGGTCCCTGTTCTCACGCTGATTGAGAGAACACTTATTATATCTTGTTGCATGGAATCGGATAGTGTCCCACGAGACGAAACGAGATATAAATGTTTGCTTCAAAATAGCTCCTGGCGACGATACGAGAGTATTTAG
- a CDS encoding AbrB/MazE/SpoVT family DNA-binding domain-containing protein → MSSDRVDSESKVSGNQANIPARIRRELDIDDGDTLRWHIESDGTLRVEVVPQRSGTFGDFTGYDGSQETDVTTDHDAWGVDAN, encoded by the coding sequence ATGAGCAGTGACCGCGTTGACTCCGAAAGTAAGGTCTCTGGGAATCAAGCGAATATCCCTGCTCGAATTCGTCGAGAGCTGGATATCGACGATGGTGATACGCTCCGCTGGCACATCGAGAGCGACGGCACACTCCGCGTCGAAGTCGTTCCGCAGCGAAGCGGGACGTTCGGCGACTTTACCGGCTACGACGGCAGTCAAGAAACCGACGTGACGACCGATCACGACGCGTGGGGCGTCGACGCCAACTGA
- a CDS encoding nucleotidyltransferase domain-containing protein, translating into MSHETKRDINVCFKIAPGDDTRVFRLRAADTVLRHLIDAHKSEFTLKELTDVTGHSRSTVWRAVEFLEDLGVLQVRETTQRKYVAIDPAQLQKDDPILGIEQTEYHAPMRSFIERVEDAIEDADDVDQLLGVLVFGSVARGEADRKSDIDVFVLVDGDRTVARRTITDVANELGEERFDGDRYTFEPFVESDESAHRAGEKLRDIFRDGITVYGGDEFQRVRTEVLNSE; encoded by the coding sequence GTGTCCCACGAGACGAAACGAGATATAAATGTTTGCTTCAAAATAGCTCCTGGCGACGATACGAGAGTATTTAGACTCCGTGCAGCCGACACCGTGTTGCGACACCTCATCGACGCCCACAAGTCCGAGTTCACGCTGAAAGAGCTCACCGACGTCACCGGCCACAGCCGGTCGACGGTCTGGCGGGCAGTCGAATTCCTCGAAGACCTCGGCGTGCTACAGGTACGCGAGACCACACAACGGAAGTACGTCGCTATCGACCCCGCGCAGTTGCAGAAAGACGACCCGATACTCGGCATCGAACAAACCGAGTATCACGCTCCGATGCGATCTTTCATCGAGAGGGTAGAAGACGCAATCGAGGACGCCGATGATGTCGACCAGCTGCTCGGCGTCCTCGTATTCGGAAGCGTCGCTCGTGGTGAGGCCGACAGAAAGAGCGACATCGACGTGTTTGTCCTCGTCGACGGTGACCGAACCGTCGCGCGCCGTACCATCACCGACGTAGCGAACGAACTAGGCGAAGAACGATTCGACGGCGATCGATACACGTTCGAACCGTTCGTAGAGTCCGACGAGAGTGCTCACCGTGCGGGGGAAAAACTACGCGACATATTTAGAGACGGAATCACCGTATATGGGGGCGACGAGTTCCAGCGAGTCCGGACGGAGGTGTTGAACAGTGAGTAG
- a CDS encoding DUF7526 family protein — protein sequence MTEAIQGEVLHVVPPTELDEHDLTPSLQQLAESRYVVVLRKGGHPSLLQLLWAFIRRQPLEAVTIVTEDPYEEGDEVTLRVEETELVGVYRTV from the coding sequence GTGACCGAGGCAATCCAGGGCGAGGTCCTGCACGTCGTCCCGCCAACCGAGTTGGACGAGCACGATCTGACGCCCAGTCTGCAGCAGTTGGCCGAGTCGCGCTACGTCGTCGTGCTCCGCAAAGGCGGTCATCCCTCGCTGCTGCAACTTCTCTGGGCGTTCATCCGTCGCCAGCCTCTTGAGGCCGTGACTATCGTCACTGAAGACCCCTACGAAGAGGGCGACGAGGTGACGTTGCGTGTCGAGGAAACAGAGTTGGTTGGTGTTTACAGAACCGTCTGA
- a CDS encoding RNA-guided endonuclease InsQ/TnpB family protein, whose amino-acid sequence MKRANQFDVLPRSVKEREVFVRWLDASASLWNETNYARRQAFLEDDESVWDADTGSLEGKYKGVLSSSVAQQIIRKNSEAWRSFFDLNEKYHAEKLDKRPSPPGYWGNEEDGRVLRTYVRNDQYTIEYGKRSRLEVPIGSELKDELGLNRNQRLRIEIAGDPKWSGEQNRLEIVYDETAESFRAFQPVTINDSRLDSPLASEEAALDVGANTLVACTVSTGHQLLYEGRNLFEQFRETTEQIAHYQSRLEDQRKSSKRIDRLYRKRTNQRNHAQDSLVRDLVECLHDEGVSTLYVGDITGVLDTHWSPRVNEKTHNFWAFRRFINRLEDVCEEYGITVEEESEAWTSQECPECGERENTIRHEDSLTCPCGFEGHADLVASESFLRQQNSAVRAMARPVYLKWNKHEWREHHSPPSIAVETTANEECTNQSTTASGNVALGEAQND is encoded by the coding sequence ATGAAGCGAGCCAACCAGTTCGATGTTCTCCCTCGCTCTGTGAAAGAGCGTGAGGTATTCGTTCGTTGGTTGGATGCTTCTGCGAGTCTCTGGAATGAGACAAACTACGCTCGCCGTCAAGCATTCCTCGAAGACGATGAAAGCGTCTGGGATGCCGACACCGGCAGTCTCGAAGGCAAATACAAAGGCGTCCTCAGCAGCAGTGTCGCCCAGCAAATCATCCGTAAGAACTCGGAGGCGTGGCGGTCGTTCTTCGACCTCAACGAGAAGTACCACGCCGAAAAACTCGATAAGCGACCGTCGCCACCGGGGTACTGGGGCAACGAGGAAGATGGACGAGTTCTCCGAACCTACGTTCGCAACGACCAGTACACCATCGAATACGGGAAACGGTCTCGGCTCGAAGTTCCGATTGGTTCCGAACTCAAAGATGAACTTGGATTGAATCGGAACCAGCGTCTTCGCATTGAGATTGCTGGCGACCCGAAATGGAGCGGCGAGCAGAACCGACTTGAAATCGTGTACGACGAAACCGCTGAATCGTTCAGGGCTTTCCAACCAGTCACCATCAACGATTCTCGACTGGACTCACCACTGGCTTCAGAAGAAGCCGCTCTGGATGTTGGCGCGAACACCCTCGTCGCCTGCACTGTTTCAACCGGTCATCAACTTCTGTACGAAGGACGTAACCTGTTCGAGCAGTTCCGTGAAACCACGGAACAAATCGCGCACTACCAGTCACGTCTCGAAGACCAGCGCAAGTCCAGCAAGCGCATCGACCGCTTGTACCGCAAACGCACGAACCAGCGCAACCACGCCCAAGACAGTCTTGTGCGAGACCTCGTTGAATGCTTGCACGACGAAGGCGTTTCAACGCTGTACGTTGGCGACATCACCGGCGTCCTCGACACGCACTGGTCGCCGCGTGTGAATGAGAAGACACACAACTTCTGGGCGTTTCGACGGTTTATCAACCGCCTCGAAGACGTGTGCGAAGAATACGGTATCACGGTCGAGGAAGAATCCGAGGCGTGGACGAGTCAGGAGTGCCCTGAATGTGGCGAGCGAGAGAACACGATTCGCCACGAGGATTCGTTGACGTGCCCGTGCGGGTTTGAAGGACACGCTGACTTGGTGGCGTCCGAATCGTTCCTGAGACAGCAGAACAGCGCGGTCAGGGCGATGGCACGCCCTGTGTACCTCAAGTGGAACAAACACGAATGGCGGGAACATCATAGCCCGCCCTCCATCGCGGTGGAGACAACGGCCAACGAGGAATGCACAAACCAGAGTACCACAGCGAGTGGGAATGTCGCTCTCGGGGAAGCTCAGAACGACTGA